A region from the Hippopotamus amphibius kiboko isolate mHipAmp2 chromosome 15, mHipAmp2.hap2, whole genome shotgun sequence genome encodes:
- the CLPP gene encoding ATP-dependent Clp protease proteolytic subunit, mitochondrial codes for MWPQILVGGARVAAGLCPALGSRLAARFPPQRTPENSLALQRSLHATAARALPLIPIVVEQTGRGERAYDIYSRLLRERIVCVMGPIDDNVASLVIAQLLFLQSESNKKPIHMYINSPGGVVTSGLAIYDTMQYILNPICTWCVGQAASMGSLLLAAGTPGMRHSLPNSRIMIHQPSGGARGQATDIAIQAEEIMKLKKQLYSIYAKHTKQSLQVIESAMERDRYMSPMEAQEFGILDKVLVHPPQDGEDEPELVKKEPVVASAAVEPVPASA; via the exons TGGGGTCTCGCCTCGCCGCCCGCTTCCCCCCGCAGCGGACGCCCGAGAACAGCCTGGCCCTACAGCGGAGCCTGCACGCGACGGCGGCCCGGGCTCTCCCGCTCATTCCCATCGTGGTGGAGCAGACG GGTCGCGGCGAGCGCGCCTATGACATCTACTCGCGACTGCTGCGGGAGCGCATCGTGTGCGTCATGGGCCCG ATTGACGACAATGTCGCCAGCCTGGTCATCGCGCAGCTGCTGTTCCTGCAGTCCGAGAGCAACAAGAAGCCCATCCACATGTACATCAACAGCCCTG GCGGCGTGGTGACCTCGGGCCTGGCCATCTACGACACGATGCAGTACATCCTGAACCCCATCTGCACGTGGTGCGTGGGCCAGGCGGCCAGCATGGGCTCCCTGCTCCTGGCTGCCGGCACCCCAGGCATGCGCCACTCGCTCCCCAACTCCCGCATCATGATACACCAGCCCTCCGGGGGCGCCCGG GGCCAAGCCACAGACATCGCCATCCAGGCGGAGGAGATCATGAAACTCAAGAAGCAGCTCTACAGCATCTACGCCAAACACACCAAACAGAGCCTGCAGGTGATCG AGTCGGCCATGGAGAGGGACCGCTACATGAGCCCCATGGAGGCCCAGGAGTTCGGCATCTTGGACAAGGTTCTGGTCCACCCTCCCCAGGACGGTGAGGACGAGCCTGAGCTGGTGAAGAAGGAGCCAGTGGTGGCATCGGCGGCTGTGGAACCTGTCCCAGCGAGTGCCTGA
- the ALKBH7 gene encoding alpha-ketoglutarate-dependent dioxygenase alkB homolog 7, mitochondrial isoform X2, translating into MAGSERLALRTLSGQGWVRGSGPAVLSRLRDAAVVRPGFLSAAEEETLSRELEPELRRRRYEYDHWDAAIHGFRETEKSRWSEASRAILQRVQAAAFGPGQTLLSSVHVLDLEPRGYIKPHVDSIKFCGSTIAGLSLLSPSIMRLVHTQEPGAWLELLLEPGSLYILRGSARYDFSHEILRDEESFFGEQRVPRGRRISVICRSLPEGVGPGEPGQRPPAC; encoded by the exons ATGGCCGGGAGTGAGCGGCTGGCGCTGCGGACCCTGTCCGGGCAGGGCTGGGTGCGAGGCTCGGGCCCGGCCGTGCTGAGCCGCCTACGGGACGCGGCCGTGGTGCGGCCCGGCTTCCTGAGCGCGGCCGAGGAGGAGACACTGAGCCGCGAGCTGGAACCCGAGCTGCGCCGCCGCCGATACGAATATGATCACTGGGATGCA GCCATCCATGGCTTCCGAGAGACAGAGAAGTCGCGCTGGTCAGAGGCAAGCCGGGCCATCCTGCAGCGTGTGCAGGCAGCCGCCTTTGGCCCCGGCCAGACCCTGCTCTCCTCAGTGCACGTGCTGGACCTGGAACCTCGGGGCTACATCAAGCCACACGTGGACAGCATcaag TTCTGTGGATCCACCATTGCCGGCCTGTCCCTGCTGTCGCCCAGCATCATGCGGCTGGTACACACCCAGGAGCCGGGGGCGTGGCTGGAACTCTTGCTGGAGCCAGGCTCCCTCTACATCCTTAG GGGCTCAGCCCGTTATGATTTCTCCCACGAGATTCTTCGGGATGAAGAGTCCTTTTTTGGGGAGCAGCGGGTTCCCCGGGGCCGACGCATCTCTGTGATCTGCCGCTCCCTCCCTGAGGGGGTGGGGCCGGGAGAGCCTGGGCAGCGACCCCCAGCCTGCTGA
- the ALKBH7 gene encoding alpha-ketoglutarate-dependent dioxygenase alkB homolog 7, mitochondrial isoform X1 — MAGSERLALRTLSGQGWVRGSGPAVLSRLRDAAVVRPGFLSAAEEETLSRELEPELRRRRYEYDHWDAAIHGFRETEKSRWSEASRAILQRVQAAAFGPGQTLLSSVHVLDLEPRGYIKPHVDSIKFCGSTIAGLSLLSPSIMRLVHTQEPGAWLELLLEPGSLYILSPDSGLHPPSQAVCLEPGLPSPHPATASVFSRRGSARYDFSHEILRDEESFFGEQRVPRGRRISVICRSLPEGVGPGEPGQRPPAC; from the exons ATGGCCGGGAGTGAGCGGCTGGCGCTGCGGACCCTGTCCGGGCAGGGCTGGGTGCGAGGCTCGGGCCCGGCCGTGCTGAGCCGCCTACGGGACGCGGCCGTGGTGCGGCCCGGCTTCCTGAGCGCGGCCGAGGAGGAGACACTGAGCCGCGAGCTGGAACCCGAGCTGCGCCGCCGCCGATACGAATATGATCACTGGGATGCA GCCATCCATGGCTTCCGAGAGACAGAGAAGTCGCGCTGGTCAGAGGCAAGCCGGGCCATCCTGCAGCGTGTGCAGGCAGCCGCCTTTGGCCCCGGCCAGACCCTGCTCTCCTCAGTGCACGTGCTGGACCTGGAACCTCGGGGCTACATCAAGCCACACGTGGACAGCATcaag TTCTGTGGATCCACCATTGCCGGCCTGTCCCTGCTGTCGCCCAGCATCATGCGGCTGGTACACACCCAGGAGCCGGGGGCGTGGCTGGAACTCTTGCTGGAGCCAGGCTCCCTCTACATCCTTAG TCCTGACAGCGGACTCCACCCCCCCTCGCAGGCCGTCTGCCTGGAACCGGGGCTGCCCTCACCCCACCCGGCCacagcctctgttttctctcGCAGGGGCTCAGCCCGTTATGATTTCTCCCACGAGATTCTTCGGGATGAAGAGTCCTTTTTTGGGGAGCAGCGGGTTCCCCGGGGCCGACGCATCTCTGTGATCTGCCGCTCCCTCCCTGAGGGGGTGGGGCCGGGAGAGCCTGGGCAGCGACCCCCAGCCTGCTGA
- the PSPN gene encoding LOW QUALITY PROTEIN: persephin (The sequence of the model RefSeq protein was modified relative to this genomic sequence to represent the inferred CDS: inserted 1 base in 1 codon), producing the protein MATGRVLLGYLMLLILHLDLGGGPGAWRAPVAEGELLSESMVDRGTWRPHLGKDPXNPSHSPTPSISDPVHCQLPLVPAGTRPRRAVAGPCQLWSLSLPVAELGLGYTSEETVIFRYCAGSCPHSARTQHGLTLAWLRGQGRAHGGPCCRPTRYADVAFLDDRHRWQRLPQLSAAACGCG; encoded by the exons ATGGCCACAGGACGAGTCCTGCTAGGCTATCTGATGCTCCTGATCCTGCACTTGGACCTCGGCGGCGGCCCTGGGGCCTGGAGGGCTCCTGTGGCGGAGGGGGAGCTCTTGTCCGAGTCAATGGTGGACAGAGGGACTTGGAGGCCACATCTGGGTAAGGACC AGAACCCCTCACACTCCCCGACTCCTTCCATCTCAGACCCCGTCCACTGTCAGCTGCCCCTTGTCCCTGCAGGCACCCGCCCGCGCCGAGCTGTGGCCGGCCCGTGCCAGCTGTGGAGCCTGTCCTTGCCTGTGGCCGAGCTGGGCCTGGGCTACACGTCAGAGGAGACGGTCATCTTCCGCTACTGTGCCGGCAGCTGTCCCCACAGCGCCCGCACCCAGCACGGCCTGACGTTGGCCTGGCTGCGGGGCCAGGGTCGAGCCCATGGCGGGCCCTGCTGCCGGCCCACTCGCTACGCCGACGTGGCCTTCCTCGACGACCGCCACCGCTGGCAGCGGCTGCCCCAGCTCTCGGCGGCGGCCTGCGGCTGCGGCTAA